In Sphingomonas phyllosphaerae, one DNA window encodes the following:
- a CDS encoding GNAT family N-acetyltransferase, whose amino-acid sequence MIVTERLILRAWREEDLAPFHAMGQDAEVMRYLGPPTTDAGARAMLREANETEQAFGRCFWAVERRADHAFIGFCGVEPGPAGSPIAGAPEIGWRLARATWGQGLASEAARAVLAAEWERGTDTVYAITVPANRRSRALMERLGITRVEDGDFDHPDLAPHSPLRRHVLYRIDRPAE is encoded by the coding sequence ATGATCGTTACCGAACGCCTGATCCTGCGCGCGTGGCGCGAGGAGGACCTCGCGCCGTTTCATGCCATGGGGCAGGACGCCGAGGTGATGCGCTACCTCGGCCCGCCGACCACCGACGCCGGCGCGCGGGCCATGCTGCGCGAGGCGAACGAGACCGAACAAGCCTTCGGACGATGCTTTTGGGCGGTCGAGCGGCGCGCGGATCACGCCTTCATCGGCTTCTGCGGCGTCGAGCCCGGCCCGGCGGGCAGCCCGATCGCGGGAGCGCCCGAGATCGGCTGGCGCCTCGCGCGCGCAACGTGGGGGCAGGGGCTGGCGAGCGAAGCGGCGCGCGCGGTGCTGGCCGCCGAATGGGAGCGCGGCACCGACACGGTCTATGCGATCACCGTCCCCGCCAATCGCCGCAGCCGCGCGCTGATGGAGCGGCTCGGCATCACGCGCGTTGAGGACGGTGACTTCGACCACCCCGATCTTGCCCCGCACAGTCCCTTGCGCCGCCATGTCCTCTACCGCATCGACCGCCCCGCTGAATGA
- a CDS encoding fused MFS/spermidine synthase, with product MTDATTARGRGLFVVTILTGSFLLFLVQPMIARIALPRLGGAPAVWNSAMLVYQALLLGGYGYAHLLGRIAPRRQGLVHLLVLLAACAFLPIGLSDRVLPAGAEPALWVPYLFVVSIGPLFFAVSAQAPLMQRWFASARPATDPYALYAASNFGSFAGLLAFPLLVEPLLSVSRQRWLWSAGYLLLIVLVAACARLLPAGREPARAQALDPAPGRARVARWIALGFVPSGMMLATSTFVSTDLVAMPLLWVIPLSLYLLSFSIAFAARRGAADLLTSSAPVTIVLFGGVLMGGFAERATFSAITALILLFMISVALHTQLYRLRPEPARLTGFYLGMSFGGALGGVFAGLIAPTLFDWTWEYPLLLIAAGALVPQTYLTPALRAFWHRRGMTIAGAVLIVGALCLALLVLSRDPTGFREVRHPGVIFTLVALAGLVSLGARVPYLLVLTSGLLLFGGVRSLSLSLEPGARVRSYFGVYTVADEPRRRTLIHGTTLHGVQLTGTPARERTPTTYYTPDSGVGRVMRAAPMLFGPGARIGVVGLGTGTLACYAQPGQRWRFYEIDPAMVALTRTRRFTFVADCAPDATMVLGDARLSLEHASPASLDVLALDAFSSDAVPMHLLTREAFAGYARVLSPHGVLAVHISNRFVNLRPVVAAAARAGEWQALILDHRPSLLQEEETPSSWVVMTRDPWTLALLAGDEGDWKNLVRRPGFAPWTDEYASILPLLTF from the coding sequence ATGACTGACGCCACCACGGCGCGGGGACGGGGGCTGTTCGTCGTCACGATCCTGACGGGATCGTTCCTGCTGTTCCTCGTCCAGCCGATGATCGCACGCATCGCGCTGCCCCGTCTGGGCGGCGCGCCGGCGGTGTGGAACTCGGCGATGCTCGTCTATCAGGCGCTGTTGCTGGGCGGGTACGGCTATGCGCATCTGCTCGGGCGGATCGCGCCGCGCCGGCAGGGCCTCGTTCACCTGCTCGTGCTGCTCGCTGCCTGCGCCTTCCTGCCGATCGGGCTCAGCGACCGCGTGCTCCCCGCCGGGGCCGAGCCGGCCCTGTGGGTGCCGTACCTGTTCGTCGTTTCGATCGGGCCGCTGTTCTTCGCGGTGTCGGCGCAGGCGCCGCTGATGCAGCGCTGGTTCGCCAGCGCCCGGCCCGCCACCGATCCCTATGCGCTTTATGCCGCGTCCAATTTCGGCAGCTTCGCCGGGCTGCTCGCCTTTCCGCTGCTCGTCGAGCCGCTGCTCAGCGTCTCGCGGCAGCGCTGGCTGTGGAGCGCCGGCTATCTGTTGCTGATCGTGCTCGTCGCGGCCTGTGCGCGGCTGTTGCCCGCCGGCCGCGAGCCGGCGCGCGCGCAGGCGCTCGATCCGGCACCCGGCCGGGCGCGGGTGGCGCGCTGGATCGCGCTCGGCTTCGTGCCGTCGGGGATGATGCTCGCGACCAGCACCTTCGTCAGCACCGATCTGGTCGCGATGCCGCTGCTGTGGGTCATCCCGTTGTCGCTCTATCTGCTCAGTTTCTCGATCGCTTTCGCCGCGCGACGCGGGGCGGCCGACCTGCTGACGAGCAGCGCGCCGGTGACGATCGTGCTGTTCGGCGGCGTGCTGATGGGCGGCTTTGCCGAACGCGCGACGTTCAGCGCGATCACCGCGCTGATCCTGCTTTTCATGATCTCGGTCGCGCTTCACACCCAGCTCTACCGCCTGCGGCCCGAGCCGGCGCGATTGACCGGCTTCTATCTCGGCATGTCGTTCGGCGGCGCGCTGGGCGGGGTGTTCGCAGGGCTGATCGCGCCGACGCTGTTCGACTGGACGTGGGAATATCCGCTGCTGCTCATCGCCGCGGGCGCGCTGGTGCCGCAGACCTATCTGACCCCGGCGTTGCGCGCCTTCTGGCATCGCCGCGGGATGACGATCGCGGGCGCGGTGCTGATCGTCGGCGCGCTTTGCCTCGCGCTGCTGGTGCTGTCGCGCGATCCGACCGGCTTTCGCGAGGTGCGGCATCCAGGCGTGATCTTCACATTGGTCGCGCTCGCCGGACTGGTCTCGCTCGGCGCGCGCGTGCCGTATCTGCTGGTGCTGACCAGCGGGCTGCTGCTGTTCGGCGGCGTCCGCTCGCTGTCGCTCTCCCTCGAGCCCGGCGCGCGCGTCCGGAGCTATTTCGGCGTCTACACCGTCGCGGACGAGCCGCGCCGTCGCACCTTGATCCACGGCACCACGCTCCACGGCGTGCAGTTGACCGGCACCCCCGCGCGCGAGCGGACGCCGACGACCTATTACACGCCCGACTCGGGTGTCGGTCGCGTGATGCGGGCTGCGCCAATGCTGTTCGGGCCGGGCGCACGGATCGGCGTTGTCGGGCTCGGGACCGGGACGCTCGCCTGCTACGCGCAGCCGGGGCAGCGCTGGCGCTTTTACGAGATCGACCCGGCGATGGTGGCACTGACACGCACCCGACGCTTCACATTCGTCGCGGATTGCGCACCGGATGCGACGATGGTGCTGGGGGACGCGCGATTATCGCTCGAACACGCGTCCCCGGCGAGCCTCGACGTGCTCGCGCTCGACGCTTTTTCGTCCGATGCCGTCCCCATGCACCTCCTGACCCGCGAAGCTTTTGCCGGATACGCGCGCGTTCTGTCACCGCACGGCGTTCTGGCGGTCCATATTTCCAACCGCTTCGTCAATTTGCGCCCCGTCGTCGCCGCCGCCGCCCGCGCCGGCGAATGGCAGGCGCTGATCCTCGACCACCGCCCGTCACTGCTGCAGGAGGAGGAAACGCCGTCCTCCTGGGTGGTGATGACCCGTGACCCATGGACGCTCGCCTTGCTGGCAGGCGACGAGGGCGACTGGAAGAATCTGGTTCGCCGTCCGGGGTTTGCGCCGTGGACCGACGAATATGCCAGTATCCTGCCGCTGCTGACCTTCTAG
- a CDS encoding ribonucleotide-diphosphate reductase subunit beta — MPLLQASKQYKPFEYPWAFEYWKRQQQLHWLPEEVPLGEDCRDWAQKLTDHERNLLTQIFRFFTQADVEVQDCYHEKYGRVFKPTEVKMMLTAFSNMETVHIAAYSHLLDTIGMPESEYGAFLEYAELKEKHDYMQNFGVDSDEDIARTLAMFGGFTEGVQLFASFAMLMNFPRFNKMKGMGQIVTWSVRDESLHCEGIIKMFHTFCAERQCLTKAVKDDIGDVCQTTIRLEDNFIDLAFEMGPVNGMTAKDIKKYIRYIADWRMGQLGLKPIYMIDEHPIPWLTPLLNGVEHANFFETRATEYSKAATRGQWNDVWDSFDKRQKAKVVTAAANEDPGETGDMFSRAGVAAE; from the coding sequence ATGCCGCTTCTTCAGGCATCCAAGCAGTACAAGCCTTTCGAATACCCGTGGGCATTCGAATATTGGAAGCGTCAGCAGCAGCTGCACTGGTTGCCGGAGGAAGTGCCGCTCGGCGAGGATTGCCGTGACTGGGCGCAGAAGCTGACCGATCACGAGCGCAACCTGCTGACGCAGATCTTTCGCTTCTTCACGCAGGCCGACGTCGAGGTGCAGGATTGCTACCACGAGAAATATGGCCGTGTGTTCAAGCCGACCGAGGTCAAGATGATGCTGACCGCGTTCAGCAACATGGAGACGGTGCACATCGCAGCTTATTCGCACCTGCTCGACACGATCGGGATGCCGGAAAGCGAATATGGCGCGTTCCTCGAATATGCCGAGCTGAAGGAGAAGCATGATTACATGCAGAACTTCGGTGTCGACAGCGACGAGGACATCGCGCGGACGCTGGCGATGTTCGGTGGCTTCACCGAGGGTGTGCAGTTGTTCGCCAGTTTCGCGATGCTGATGAACTTCCCGCGCTTCAACAAGATGAAGGGCATGGGACAGATCGTAACCTGGTCGGTGCGCGATGAAAGTCTGCATTGCGAGGGCATCATCAAGATGTTCCACACTTTCTGCGCGGAGCGGCAGTGCCTGACCAAGGCGGTGAAGGACGACATCGGCGACGTTTGCCAGACGACGATTCGTCTGGAGGACAATTTCATCGATCTCGCCTTCGAGATGGGGCCGGTGAACGGGATGACCGCCAAGGACATCAAGAAGTACATCCGCTACATCGCCGATTGGCGAATGGGGCAATTGGGGTTGAAGCCGATCTACATGATCGACGAGCATCCGATCCCGTGGCTGACGCCGCTGCTGAACGGAGTCGAGCACGCGAACTTCTTCGAGACGCGTGCGACCGAATATTCCAAGGCCGCGACGCGCGGGCAGTGGAACGACGTGTGGGATAGTTTCGACAAGCGCCAGAAGGCGAAGGTCGTCACCGCCGCCGCAAACGAAGATCCGGGCGAGACGGGCGACATGTTCTCGCGCGCGGGCGTCGCCGCCGAGTAA
- a CDS encoding DUF2171 domain-containing protein, whose amino-acid sequence MVDVSQIKEHAEVLGADGVHVGTVDHVDGDRIKLTKNDSPSTQDGQGAKHHYLPIGLVASVDGDTVHLSATGQNAQDLFEEDE is encoded by the coding sequence ATGGTCGATGTCAGCCAGATCAAGGAACATGCCGAAGTGCTCGGCGCGGATGGCGTCCATGTCGGAACCGTCGATCACGTCGATGGTGACCGTATCAAGCTGACCAAGAACGATTCGCCATCCACGCAGGACGGCCAGGGCGCGAAGCACCATTACCTGCCGATCGGGCTGGTGGCGTCGGTGGACGGTGACACGGTGCACCTGTCGGCGACCGGCCAGAATGCGCAGGACCTGTTCGAAGAAGACGAATAA
- a CDS encoding CAP domain-containing protein, with product MPRSTPRRRPLFAALAALLCAPLLTGATTYSNTFDARVLAAQNAERAALGIPPLRWNPELVESAHAWGRYLATTGRFEHAPERRMDPEGENLWAGTRGYYSPEAMVDGWVREKRFFKPGAFPNNSTTGRVADVGHYTQLMWRDTVEVGCALARGREEDVLVCRYKNAGNYRGERPF from the coding sequence ATGCCGCGTTCCACCCCACGTCGCCGACCGTTGTTCGCCGCCCTCGCCGCGTTGCTTTGCGCACCGTTGCTCACCGGCGCGACGACCTATTCGAACACGTTCGACGCGCGCGTGCTGGCCGCGCAGAACGCAGAGCGCGCGGCGCTCGGTATTCCGCCGCTCCGCTGGAACCCGGAACTGGTCGAATCCGCCCATGCATGGGGCCGGTATCTGGCCACGACCGGCCGCTTCGAACATGCCCCGGAGCGACGGATGGATCCGGAAGGCGAAAATCTCTGGGCCGGCACGCGCGGCTATTACTCACCTGAGGCGATGGTCGATGGCTGGGTTCGCGAAAAGCGCTTCTTCAAACCCGGCGCCTTCCCGAATAACAGCACCACCGGCCGGGTCGCCGACGTCGGTCACTACACACAGTTGATGTGGCGCGACACGGTCGAGGTCGGCTGCGCGCTGGCGCGCGGTCGGGAGGAAGACGTGCTGGTCTGCCGCTACAAGAACGCAGGCAATTATCGTGGCGAGCGACCGTTCTGA
- a CDS encoding L,D-transpeptidase family protein — MLASVMTVASPVTATTTATTIGSYGARFRYPSGREGALPMTGRQQLRVRSLLVIRKPMRFGDYVWNDVGVPATGAVRVRVDLPRQTISVFRDGHEIGTAVILYGTDHKPTPTGTFPILMRARQHQSSLYDAEMPYMLRLTNDGVAIHASSVRRGSATHGCIGVPLSFAQLLFDQVARGDLVTIVGA; from the coding sequence ATGCTGGCGTCTGTGATGACGGTCGCGTCACCCGTTACCGCCACGACCACGGCGACGACGATCGGCAGCTATGGCGCGCGTTTCCGCTATCCATCGGGACGCGAAGGCGCGTTGCCCATGACCGGTCGCCAGCAACTGCGAGTGCGAAGCCTGCTCGTCATCCGCAAGCCGATGCGGTTCGGCGATTATGTCTGGAATGACGTCGGTGTGCCCGCGACCGGCGCGGTCCGCGTACGTGTCGATCTGCCGCGTCAGACGATCTCCGTATTCCGCGACGGGCATGAGATCGGCACTGCGGTGATCCTCTATGGCACCGATCACAAGCCGACTCCGACCGGCACGTTCCCGATCCTGATGCGGGCACGGCAGCATCAATCCTCGCTGTACGACGCGGAGATGCCGTACATGCTGCGGCTCACCAACGACGGCGTCGCGATCCACGCCAGCTCGGTGCGCCGCGGCTCGGCGACCCACGGCTGTATCGGGGTGCCATTGTCGTTCGCGCAATTGCTGTTCGATCAGGTGGCGCGCGGCGATCTGGTGACGATCGTTGGCGCGTAA
- a CDS encoding PEPxxWA-CTERM sorting domain-containing protein: MKNWRSLLTSFSRTAMVRAAMVAGVSASAIGGYAALGVLGGTVPFAEAMNLSTALAVLPDPLSILTARSPGERGHGAMFNTKQTKRPRQLASARPRGPSERVLSNVREREPVGIVPTGDLPIGSDGFVPDLAPGTPNSLGPLGPGESNPFGPTPVVPGGPGGGIPGVPDTGPTPTPTPTPVNPGPVVPEPATWALMTLGFAVTGFAVRRSKRTRAPAA, encoded by the coding sequence ATGAAGAACTGGCGCTCTCTTCTCACCTCGTTTTCCCGCACCGCGATGGTTCGTGCGGCGATGGTGGCGGGCGTCAGCGCGTCGGCGATCGGCGGTTATGCGGCGCTGGGCGTGCTCGGCGGGACGGTGCCGTTCGCTGAGGCGATGAACCTCTCGACCGCGTTGGCGGTGCTGCCCGATCCGTTGTCGATCCTCACCGCCCGTTCGCCGGGCGAGCGTGGCCATGGTGCGATGTTCAATACCAAGCAGACGAAGCGCCCGCGTCAGCTGGCGAGCGCGCGTCCTCGCGGTCCCAGCGAGCGCGTGTTGAGCAACGTGCGTGAGCGCGAGCCGGTCGGTATCGTTCCGACCGGCGACCTGCCGATCGGATCAGACGGCTTCGTTCCCGATCTCGCGCCGGGCACGCCCAACAGCTTGGGTCCGCTCGGGCCCGGCGAGAGCAATCCGTTCGGTCCGACGCCGGTTGTCCCCGGCGGTCCGGGCGGTGGTATCCCTGGCGTTCCCGACACCGGGCCGACCCCAACCCCCACCCCGACTCCGGTGAACCCGGGACCTGTCGTACCAGAACCTGCGACCTGGGCGCTGATGACATTGGGCTTCGCGGTGACGGGCTTCGCGGTGCGGCGTAGCAAGCGGACTCGCGCCCCCGCCGCATGA
- a CDS encoding LysR family transcriptional regulator, which yields MTQPLPWNDLQDFLAIARAGQIARAATSIGVDATTIGRRLRRLEARLGRTLFEQTREGQVLTEAGEALLAQVEEMQNAAERIVETRGSADTLSGVLRVSVSEGFGTWLVAEHLHEFAALHPALTIDLVASSGFLSPSRREADVAVLLARPRHGPVVAGKLADYALHLYAARALIDRRGPVTRDSLGQHHAVVGYIPDLLYSPELRFVDDLGPLPAPTLRSSSINAQARLIATGAGVGVLPHFIGGAMPDLVRVLPEVTIRRTFWLVTHRDTRQLRRIRAFSTWLGGLVTKHQQRLDPPR from the coding sequence ATGACGCAGCCCTTGCCCTGGAACGACCTGCAGGATTTCCTCGCCATCGCTCGCGCCGGACAGATCGCCCGCGCCGCAACATCGATCGGGGTCGACGCCACCACGATCGGCCGCCGCCTGCGCCGACTGGAGGCGCGGCTGGGTCGGACATTGTTCGAGCAAACGCGCGAGGGACAAGTCCTGACCGAAGCCGGCGAGGCGCTGCTCGCCCAAGTCGAGGAAATGCAGAACGCCGCCGAGCGGATCGTCGAGACGCGCGGTTCCGCCGATACCCTGTCGGGCGTGCTGCGGGTCAGCGTCTCGGAAGGGTTCGGGACCTGGCTGGTCGCTGAGCACCTTCATGAATTCGCCGCCTTGCATCCGGCATTGACGATCGATCTCGTCGCCAGCTCCGGATTTCTCAGCCCGTCGCGCCGCGAGGCGGATGTCGCGGTGTTGCTCGCGCGTCCACGCCACGGACCGGTCGTGGCCGGCAAGCTGGCCGACTATGCGCTGCACCTCTATGCCGCCCGCGCGCTGATCGATCGTCGCGGGCCGGTGACGCGCGACTCGCTCGGACAGCATCATGCGGTGGTCGGCTACATCCCCGACCTGCTATATTCGCCCGAGCTGCGCTTCGTCGACGATCTCGGCCCGCTGCCAGCACCGACGTTGCGCAGTTCCAGCATCAATGCGCAGGCACGCCTGATCGCGACGGGCGCAGGGGTCGGCGTGCTGCCGCATTTCATCGGCGGGGCGATGCCCGATCTGGTGCGGGTGCTGCCCGAGGTGACGATCCGGCGGACCTTCTGGCTGGTCACCCATCGGGACACGCGACAATTGCGGCGCATCCGGGCCTTTTCGACATGGCTGGGCGGTCTGGTGACAAAGCACCAGCAGCGTCTGGACCCACCGCGTTAA
- a CDS encoding CoA-acylating methylmalonate-semialdehyde dehydrogenase: protein MRQLDHHIAGSGGGSLRARTADIFDPNTGQVQAQVVLGTAADLDRAVAAAQAAQPAWAATNPQRRARVMFRFKELVEANMDALAHLLSSEHGKVIADSKGDIQRGLEVIEFTCGIPHVLKGEYTQGAGPGIDVYSMRQPIGIGAGITPFNFPAMIPMWMFGVAIACGNAFILKPSERDPSVPVRLAELMREAGLPEGVLQVVHGDKEMVDAILDHPAIGAVSFVGSSDIAHHVYRRGVAAGKRVQAMGGAKNHGIVMPDADLDQVVADLSGAAFGSAGERCMALPVVVPVGDKTAEALRQKLLPAIAGLRVGVSTDAEAHYGPVVNGAHRERVANWIQTGVDEGAELVVDGRDFRLQGHEQGFFIGPSLFDHVTPDMQSYKEEIFGPVLQIVRAPDFETALRLPSEHQYGNGVAIFTRNGHAAREFAARVNVGMVGINVPIPVPVAYHTFGGWKRSAFGDTNQHGTEGVKFWTKVKTVTQRWPDGAGGGPAGVQDAFVIPTMG, encoded by the coding sequence ATGCGCCAGCTCGATCATCATATCGCGGGCAGCGGCGGTGGCAGCCTCCGCGCGCGCACCGCCGACATTTTCGACCCCAATACCGGCCAGGTACAGGCGCAGGTCGTGCTCGGCACCGCTGCCGACCTCGATCGCGCGGTTGCCGCCGCGCAGGCGGCGCAACCGGCATGGGCCGCGACCAACCCGCAGCGTCGCGCACGCGTCATGTTCCGGTTCAAGGAACTAGTCGAGGCGAACATGGACGCGCTGGCGCATCTGTTGTCGTCAGAACACGGCAAGGTGATCGCCGACTCGAAGGGCGACATCCAGCGCGGGTTGGAGGTGATCGAGTTCACCTGTGGCATCCCGCATGTGCTCAAGGGGGAATATACGCAGGGCGCCGGGCCGGGGATCGACGTCTATTCGATGCGTCAGCCGATCGGGATCGGGGCGGGGATCACGCCGTTCAACTTTCCGGCGATGATTCCGATGTGGATGTTCGGCGTCGCGATCGCGTGCGGCAACGCCTTCATCCTCAAGCCGAGCGAGCGCGATCCGAGCGTGCCGGTGCGCCTTGCCGAGCTGATGCGCGAGGCCGGTTTGCCCGAAGGCGTGTTGCAGGTCGTCCACGGCGACAAGGAGATGGTGGACGCGATCCTCGACCATCCGGCGATCGGCGCGGTCAGCTTCGTGGGTTCGAGCGATATCGCGCATCACGTCTACCGACGCGGTGTCGCAGCGGGGAAGCGCGTGCAGGCGATGGGCGGCGCGAAGAACCACGGGATCGTCATGCCCGACGCCGATCTCGACCAGGTGGTCGCCGATCTGTCCGGCGCGGCGTTCGGTTCGGCGGGCGAGCGGTGTATGGCGTTGCCGGTCGTCGTGCCGGTCGGGGACAAGACTGCCGAGGCGCTGCGGCAAAAATTGCTCCCTGCCATCGCAGGCTTGCGCGTCGGCGTATCGACCGATGCCGAGGCGCATTACGGGCCGGTGGTGAACGGCGCGCATCGCGAGCGCGTCGCGAACTGGATCCAGACCGGTGTTGACGAAGGCGCCGAACTGGTCGTCGACGGCCGCGACTTCCGCTTGCAGGGGCATGAGCAGGGTTTCTTCATCGGCCCCAGCCTCTTCGATCACGTCACGCCCGACATGCAGTCGTACAAGGAAGAAATCTTTGGCCCGGTCCTCCAGATCGTCCGCGCGCCGGATTTCGAGACGGCGCTGCGGCTGCCGAGCGAGCACCAATATGGCAACGGGGTCGCGATCTTCACGCGCAACGGCCATGCCGCGCGCGAATTTGCGGCACGGGTCAATGTCGGGATGGTCGGGATCAACGTGCCGATCCCGGTGCCGGTCGCCTATCATACGTTCGGCGGATGGAAGCGTTCGGCGTTCGGCGACACCAACCAGCATGGCACCGAAGGTGTAAAATTCTGGACCAAGGTCAAGACTGTAACACAGCGCTGGCCCGATGGGGCCGGCGGCGGACCCGCGGGGGTGCAGGATGCGTTCGTGATTCCGACCATGGGGTGA
- a CDS encoding acyl-CoA dehydrogenase family protein codes for MTDQFDLTDEQREIQALAQRFTADRITPFAAEWDERHIFPRDTIKAAAELGFAAIYVSEESGGINLGRLEAALIMEAMAYGCPATSAFISIHNMASWIIDRFGSAELKARYLPDLVTMDRIASYCLTEPGSGSDAAALKTSAYRDGDEYIVNGTKQFISGAGENELYVTMVRTGAEGPKGISCLVIEKDIPGVSFGANERKLGWHAQPTRAVTFDNVRVPVANRVGEEGEGFRFAMAGLDGGRLNIGACSLGGAQRCLDEAIRYTKDRKQFGTAVSDFQNTQFMLADMETELQAARCLLYVAAAKVTAGAPDKTRFAAMAKRLATDTGSSVVDRALQLHGGYGYLMDYPIERFWRDLRVHSILEGTNQVMRMIVGRELVRQ; via the coding sequence ATGACCGACCAGTTCGACCTGACCGACGAGCAGCGCGAAATTCAGGCGCTCGCGCAACGCTTTACCGCCGACCGGATCACGCCGTTCGCGGCGGAGTGGGACGAAAGGCATATCTTTCCGCGAGATACGATCAAGGCGGCCGCCGAGCTGGGCTTCGCCGCGATCTACGTCAGCGAGGAAAGCGGGGGGATCAACCTCGGACGGCTGGAGGCGGCGCTGATCATGGAAGCGATGGCGTATGGCTGCCCGGCGACCAGTGCCTTCATTTCCATCCATAATATGGCGAGCTGGATCATCGATCGCTTCGGATCGGCGGAGCTGAAGGCGCGCTATCTGCCCGATCTGGTGACGATGGATCGCATCGCCAGCTATTGCCTGACCGAGCCGGGCTCGGGATCGGATGCGGCGGCGCTGAAGACCAGCGCGTACCGCGATGGCGACGAATATATCGTCAACGGGACAAAACAGTTCATCTCCGGTGCCGGAGAGAACGAGCTTTACGTCACCATGGTGCGCACCGGTGCCGAAGGTCCGAAGGGCATCTCCTGCCTCGTGATCGAAAAGGACATACCCGGGGTGTCGTTCGGCGCCAACGAGCGCAAGCTGGGCTGGCACGCGCAGCCGACGCGCGCGGTAACGTTCGACAATGTCCGCGTGCCGGTCGCCAATCGCGTCGGCGAGGAAGGCGAAGGGTTCCGCTTCGCGATGGCTGGGCTCGACGGCGGACGGCTCAACATCGGCGCGTGCTCGCTGGGCGGGGCGCAGCGCTGTCTGGACGAGGCGATCCGCTATACGAAGGACCGCAAGCAATTCGGCACGGCGGTGAGCGATTTCCAGAACACGCAGTTCATGCTGGCGGACATGGAGACCGAGCTGCAGGCGGCGCGCTGTCTGCTGTACGTCGCCGCCGCCAAGGTGACGGCGGGCGCGCCCGACAAGACGCGCTTCGCGGCGATGGCGAAGCGGCTGGCGACCGACACCGGGTCGAGCGTCGTCGATCGCGCGCTGCAACTCCACGGCGGCTACGGTTATCTGATGGACTATCCGATCGAGCGCTTCTGGCGCGACCTGCGGGTGCATTCGATCCTCGAGGGGACGAATCAGGTGATGCGGATGATCGTTGGGCGCGAGCTGGTGCGGCAGTGA